TGAAACAAATTGTAATCACATGATTATGATGTTATacacattgatatattattatttttttttaaaaagacattcttatttgaaaaatagtctcagaatttttaatttttttttttaaaaaagacattctaagatTGTTCTTTGGAAAATCGTTTTaaaatccttatttttttaaaaaaaatttcttgaatttttttttaaaacgattctttaaaaaatcgtcttagaacatttacattctaagatgattttgggaaaatcatccaagaatccttaattttaatttttttaaaaaagacattttaaaacGGTTATCTGAAAAACCGTCTTaactttctaaaataatttttcctagaaattgtcttagaaaatccattttttttaaaaaaaaataatttttatgatgaTTCTTGATAAAATCAACTTAGAAATTGGACCTTTTATAACGGTTTGAGAACCGTCAagaaaaattttaactttttcacaataacaatttaaaaaatggttAAAAACCGTCATAAAAAACTCCTTAAAAccgttataaaaaattatttttttaatagtaaggAGTGCCAACATAAATTGTTACTTGTAAACAATCTTGTATTGTTCAAGATTTGCATAAAAAACCTGCAACCTTAAGACTCTTTGATTTAGAGTCAATGACAATTAGTTGGTGTGAAAGAGGATAAAAATAGAACCTACAAAGCAAAAGGAGGAAGGGGGTGTTgatgaagaaaaataaggaaggaaatagaaaacaaagaggagaaaaaaagggagaaagaagaaaaggaagagatgttaataaagactaaaacataaaagattaaTGCTTATATAGGGATAAAATTAGATGAATTTTAAATCTAGGGATTAAAACATACAAATTGTGCATGTATAAAGACCAAAATATAGCATAGTATAGCTATGTATAGTGATTAAAACATAAAGTGTAACATACATTAGTATCATGTCAACGATTATTAAcaatattaactttttattaaCGACAGATACTAGAgcggataaaaaataatttgtataaaaactaaaataaattattttaaatataaaaactaaaagataagacttctataattatatgaaataaaaaagtaataaaaccatttttttatattttataaggttgatcatgaatattaattaaattattttttatttattcggTTTAAAGGCAAGTTTATCTTTCGGTATGTATCCTATAGATTTTTCATGATCTAATCCGCTATGGATCATGTGACGCatttagacaatgaaggaaaaaatGATCCATCATGTATGCCTTTTCAGTTTTCCCTCTtaccttttaagttttaacaacACTCGTGAGCTTATTAAGTTTTGGATTAAAGGGAAAATTATCGTGGTGTGTAtttcattgaaatttattaacaacatgaatgtttttattttcatccgatcataaattatcatataattaatattactctCGATCGCACGTTCCTCCTAATGTTTCCATTTACGAAAAGCGAGGTATAAAGGGAAGGAAAATGTTAGCTTTGAGGACATTGAAGAACACATCCTTGATACAATTGGTCAAGTTTATCTTGGGATCTAAAAGCCCAAAAGCTATTCAGGCATTTGAGAAGAGAAAAGCTTATAAATAAAGCCGAAAGGAAGCAAATTTGTACAAAAGAGGACCATGTAGAAAATTAGTGTTATTCAAGAGATTGGAAGATGCATTCCCAGACCATGGACTGTGATTAAATTAGGATTTAAAAGACCATCAAATTAGGATTAAATTAGTACACAAAGTCAATGAGAAAAACACCAACATAACCAAGccttaaaatatatgattttttctttagttttcttTGGACAAAAAACATCATCTTGGTGTGAAAACATCTTGATAAAATTTTCAGTTTATTGATCAACTTGATCAATCATCTTCTGAATGTTCTTAAGTTTATTCTTTTgaatgatttgattttattcgTTTGATGAATGGTGTTTGCCTTActatgatatattatgctctgataaaattgttttatatttctttcaaaCAATTATATTGATTTGTTGAAATCTGTTAAGTTTTAAAAACCTTGTAATAATAGACCATTTCTCTGATCATATATATGATCGATATAAATGTCTTTTATGCTCTAATAAAACCTTGGATAACAAGCTATTCTTCAAGGCATCTTTTAGTTATGATCTTACAATAAAAACTTTGTTTTATGACAAAATACACACGCTCTGATAATAAACAAAGTTAAAATTATCCTTTATCattaggaggaggaggagactaGAAGAAGAAGACTAATTAACTAATATTATCTTAATAATAAGACATGATTAACACCTCGATAACACCttaataaaatctaaaatagagaataatttaaaataactcaaaattaattgttaaaattaataaaatacttattaGCTTCTCAAATTTCCCCATGCCGTAAAAGCTAGTACTTGGCTAAAGTGGCATGCTAGCTTTTCGAATGGTCCACAAGGAGCAGCGTCTTACATAGatggcattttttattttaaaatgccaAACATCGTGTAAAGCATGCCTCTATttacattataataaaaaaaattattttcaattgtttGCAACTTTGCATCTTTGAAGAAGTGGACGACGATGACGCTAATTACGAGCAAGAAAATGATACGTGAGCCAAAACTTGACTGAAAACGAATttggttttaagatgaaatttatattataacctTTAAACTTTGTTTGAATTAtaaaagaattacataaaaggaaaaaggtggaacaaaagaaagtaagaagaatagaaaaagaggaatttttttttgagatgattgtttaattgtttgataaaacaagaaaacttaggggaaaaaagtatatttatagAACTAGATGGAGTGTATATGGAAAGACATTAATGTAGTTTTAAGGTTTTTTCATCTGAATTTATTTGACTGTTTcataaatgagtttttttttaataatttttaatattttttcaaatgttaCTTAaagtactattttttaaatcattaatttttagcttttgactttttgtatttttttattaaacatttattagatttttaatattttttatttaaggtaaaattttatatccatttatgtaattttagatttttcagaaataattttatcaaatatttataatttaattaataagatatttttttaattttcaattaactttcaattatcaattaatttttcagctaggtttatcaaatatcacataaatatctttaaataaataaacaattaaatatattttgtctatATATGTTGTAAtcataaatgatataataatgaattttttaaaaatatttttctggcCATATATTTCTTCTCAAATTGGAAGAAATAAATTTTGGTGTGAAACTCTAAATTCTGAATACTAAATCCATTGTTTTTTCCCttcttaattttgttatatatcaAAGGAGGAAAATTTTTCTGAtagatgtattttaatttgtctcCTTTCTGTTACATCACATTTCCTTCGTACCAAACTTACTGTAGACTGTAGCTGCAAAACGTGAGTACATTAAAATTTGACAACaaatattaatgtaattaagCCAAAAAGCTAATTAATAAAACGGATTGTTAGAGTAAAAGAAACTACACATtgtattaggattttttttaagagaacatTGCATTAGGAATTGAAAATAAAGTTCTGTTAACCAAATCTTAAAGATAttaattagtaaattaattaataaataaatggtttttgttaaaaattacaatatggatatcttaataacattaaatattatgcCTTAGAAAagcattaattattatatatttgtttattcttAATTCCTTGATCAATAAAGTTTGGTTAATATTGTTtactacatatatttttaagcaattaaaaatttaataaagtatATTTGACATTTCATAACGAATctccttaaaaaatttattaagagaCTTAATACAACAATGTTTCAATTGTCTGTGGAATAATCATTCATTAAaatcataacaaaaaatattcatgCTTCTATTTATGGTTGATTATTATGAAGAGTTGATTATTTACAGAACCTCGTCGTCATTTGTTAGCCTCGAATTcagaaaaactaattaaaaatttacaaaatatatgatattaatttgagTAATATATGGTGAACCTATCTACACTTAGATAgtgaaagaaaaacaatgatAAATGTAACGtgacaaaaataatgaaaaaaaatgaagactgCCCAATAAGCATATGATATTAAGGCATCTAATATTAACGTGCCCATGTAGTATTATTTACAATACTGAAAGAGTGCGTAAATTGTTACGAGAGTCAAACTATTTTTAAACttgattaagaaatatttaaaattgtacaGAGACAATGTATTGGTacattatacaatatttttttattaacttttaaaacaactttaaaataaataacatttatttttcaaattcaacCTTTGTCAAACATGTTATTATGTATTAGTACACTAATaaagttgtataaaaaaaatacgataataataatttgttgacttaaatatgtatttaatttttaaattttgagtaattatttattttagtttttcaaatttttgtttttattaattttttaattttttgaaaagttatttttaatctctctttatttatttattgagttcatgatttcataattataatgatttttaaccgttaaaatttatttattttaattcaatcttATAAAAAGTTTATTTCTAAAGACGGTAAACTGTAAAAATATTTGACTTGTAATATGATTTGATGACGTTTTTTTGCATACATTTTTTACGATTTTAAACCttcacaaattatttattaagaaattaaattaaaaaaacattttcaacagtAAAAAACTACTAAAAATTATGATACAATTAACGTGACAGgggttaaaaatagtttttcaaaaattttaacttaagagactaataaaaatatattttattataaaggattaaaaaaataattatctaaatttaaaagagtaaaaatatatttaaacaattaacttttaaaagaactttaaaaataaataattaattatattttccaaTCTAATCAATAATCATCATCAAACGTGTTATTATGTGTTGATTAGTATCCTCCGTTGACGTAAGCTTTTGGAAACGAAACAAAACAATGACAAACTCGAGCAACAAGGAATGAATTGATGGTAATTACTACAACTCACATTGGTAACCATAGATACACAGATTATACtacaacataaaattaattatgagacACGATCTCATCTGTCCAAAATAACAATAttagcaaaaaaaatgaaaatgttcaCAATTACTATATACTATAACTCAAGttcccaaaaaaaaagtttgatttttctaaccAAGAATGGTGCTTAGAGCAGCACCAGCCAGAATGGTCAGTGAATACAGCCCTAACCTCGACGGTGCTACAGACGACGCGCCGTTTGGTCTGGCTGGCGTCGTTTCGTTCGACGCCCccgacgacgacgacgacgacggTGAGGGAGTTGTTGCTGCCGGAGAAATGGTGGGAGTGGTGGCTGACGTCGACGGGGATGGTGGCGATGTTGCCGGAGCCAGGTAGGAAGGTGGGTAAGTGGGTGCAGATGAAGGTGAAGGTGAAGGTGGGTAAGATGGAGAGAGTGAGGTTGAGGGAGGGATGGTGGATGGATAGGGTGGTTGAGATGTTGGGGAAAGAGTGTTTGGAGGTGTTCCAATAGAAGGAGGTTGGGAAATGGGAGAAGGAGGTGTGGGGATGTAAGGTGGTTGAGATGTTGGAGATGGGGTTTTTGGAGGTGTTGGAGTGAAAGGAGGCTGAGAAGAAGGTGAGGGGGTTTTTGGAGGTTTTGGGACATAAGGTGGTTGAGAAAATGGAGATGGGGTTATTGGAACAAAAGGTGGTTGATGGGTAGGGGAAGGGGTTTTTGGAGGGTTTGGAGTGTAGGGAGGTTGAGAAATAGGAGAGGGAGTGTTTGGAGGGGTTGGGACATAAGGTTGGTTGCCAGGGGAAGGTGTTTTTGGAGGAGTGGGAACATTTGGAGGACTATAAGAAGGAGACGGTGTTTTTGGAGGTGTTGGAATATAGGGTGGTTGGTTACGAGGAGAAGGAGCATTTGGAGGACTATAAGCTGGAGAAGGTGTTTTTGGAGGAGTGGGAACATTTGGTGGAGTGTAAATAGGTGAAGGTGTTTTGGGAGGAGTGGGAACATTTGGAGGACTATAAGAAGGAGAAGGTGTTTTTGGAGGTGTAGGAACATAGGGTGGATGGTTACCCGGGGAAGGAGCTATTGGGGGGGCGTAAATAGGAGAAGGTGTTTTGGGAGGTGTTGGAACATTAGGAGGAGTATAAACAGGGGAAGGAGTTTGTGGAGGAGTTGGAATAAATGGAGGATGATTAGTAGGTGAAGGTGCTTTAGGAGGAACATAGGGAGGACTGTGAATAGGAGAAGGTGTTTTTGGAGGGGTTGGAACATAAGGTGGATAAGGAATTTTTGGAGGAGTTTGAGGAGGTGTTGGAACATAAGGTGCTTTTGGAGGAGTAATTGGAACATAGGGAGTGTTTGGAGGTGTTGGAGGATAATAAGGAGGTGGCTCTCTCACAGCCAACACCACAATAATCAATTTCTGACCCTTTTCACAATTACCATCTTTCCCACTAATGAAGTAAAATGGACCCGATCGATCAAACTGAAACTCCGATTCACTATCCTCAAACTTCTTGATCGGGTTCTTCTTGTTACATTTCTCATAATCATCCTTGTTCACCACCAACACAGTATCCGAGCCCTTCTTGTACTTAAAAActatcaacacaaaaaaaaaaacataagttaaaaACATGCAACACTAAAAAAGTTGATACTCTTTCCATTTGCAACGAAAATTATACTACTCACCAAGAGTATCACTGACTTGGAACCTCATCCTTTCAGCCCAATGATTGTAATTCTCAGAAGGGTACAAAACCCACCCATCTTTCCCACCAACATAGAAAGTGTAGGCTTGAGAGCATGAGAAGAGACTAAAGAGAAACAACAAGAGACAAGCACGTATCTCAAGTTCCATGAGGAAAAGAAATGTTAATGAGTGTTGTGTATTGAGTTAGTGTACATAAACTGgcagagaagaagagagagagtgTGATGGAATATGCacaaattaaagaaacttcATAGGTGGCAGAAGTGAAGtggagtgagagagagagagagttgtgtAGAAAGTGAGTGCACACAAGTGAAGGGAATAGATAGGGATATAAAGGGAAACTTTTTCCTTGGGTTACCGTTGTTGTGGTGCTTGTGTAGGTCCAAGCGTGTTAAACGCGAGGACTTTACGTGTGAAGGGCTTACATGTGGCGAAATGATATTATAGAGTtagaaaaaagttgaaaaattcgAGAAAGTTTCTTTCTTTAATACTATAGCGTTGTCGGGGTCGTGTATGGTGGTGGGACAGCCATTACCAATTAATATTCATATTCTAGCTACGTACCATACACTAGCTAGCTAGCCATCTGTGCTATGTAAGAGTGAGTCATCGTGGTGCAATTGGACATGCtgctgatattttattttagaaccTTACTTACCGTTGCTATATGGTTGGTACATCTTATTAAAAtgctaaaatcttattttagaaGAGCATCACGgaattttattgttttgcttGTAGGATCAGGTTTTATCCATGGTATTGGATTCCAATTTTGATTTCAGACCCCATTAATAAATGTTCTATCCTTTTATAAAGGGTACATAGTTGGGTTGttagagttttttttagtaCATAGGTtgttagaaattaatttaaattttttttttttatttttaggatctTGCTGAACATTATTCTTagaatattgattaagaaattttaaaaaaatgtttataatataaatcaagaaaacataaaaaaaatataatagtataattttttttataattttttattcataattaaaatatttccattttaaatttgttaaccAATATTCTTATTATAATGATTAGCATTTAGCTTATATTTATTAGTTATGATCATCTTTATCTACTTTCCGTTGAGAGGTAAAAAAAAGCAATGAAGACCAATAATGAAGAATGGGATTGGTTGGTCAATAATCTAGATTTATGCCTTGGGTCCGCAATGACTGATAGAATTTGTAAGATTGGGTTTAAGAAATAAATGAGTAATCATCCTCTCTTTTTTGGGTAATCAAACCTTtgctttgttttgctttttcaTAGACTATTTGGTAGGAGTAATGGGCGACCCAGTTAGGAGTTAATAAAGGTATATATCCACTGTTAATGTTTTGATTTGATTAACTGCTTTATTTATTTGCTGattatcatttttc
Above is a window of Glycine soja cultivar W05 chromosome 12, ASM419377v2, whole genome shotgun sequence DNA encoding:
- the LOC114379808 gene encoding proline-rich extensin-like protein EPR1; its protein translation is MELEIRACLLLFLFSLFSCSQAYTFYVGGKDGWVLYPSENYNHWAERMRFQVSDTLVFKYKKGSDTVLVVNKDDYEKCNKKNPIKKFEDSESEFQFDRSGPFYFISGKDGNCEKGQKLIIVVLAVREPPPYYPPTPPNTPYVPITPPKAPYVPTPPQTPPKIPYPPYVPTPPKTPSPIHSPPYVPPKAPSPTNHPPFIPTPPQTPSPVYTPPNVPTPPKTPSPIYAPPIAPSPGNHPPYVPTPPKTPSPSYSPPNVPTPPKTPSPIYTPPNVPTPPKTPSPAYSPPNAPSPRNQPPYIPTPPKTPSPSYSPPNVPTPPKTPSPGNQPYVPTPPNTPSPISQPPYTPNPPKTPSPTHQPPFVPITPSPFSQPPYVPKPPKTPSPSSQPPFTPTPPKTPSPTSQPPYIPTPPSPISQPPSIGTPPNTLSPTSQPPYPSTIPPSTSLSPSYPPSPSPSSAPTYPPSYLAPATSPPSPSTSATTPTISPAATTPSPSSSSSSGASNETTPARPNGASSVAPSRLGLYSLTILAGAALSTILG